DNA sequence from the Desulfobulbaceae bacterium genome:
CCAATCATTCGGTACTGGAATCGCCGAAATTACGCTGGACGACTTGACCTTTCTCATTGGCCCGAACGGTGCAGGCAAAACGGCGGTGCTTCAAGCATTATGCCGGTTGTTTGCTTTTGATCCGAGCCTTCGGCGAATTCACCGATCAGATTTTCATGTCCCCTTAAAGGAAACGCCAGGAATGGCCCCAGAGGAACGCACCTTCTGGCTTGAAGTCGAGTTTGTTTTCCCCGAACTTAATGAAGCAGACGGGGAGTATGCGACAATCCCTCCTAACTTCGCCCATATGCGCCTGGACGATGCTAATGGAGTTCCCCGTGTCCGTTTTCGTCTGGATGCCAAAATTGATGCAGATGGGGAAATAGATGACGTATTGAGCTACGTTTTGGATGTAGATGCCGAAGGTCAACCTTTGACGAAACAGCCTGTTCCACGGTCGGACAGAAACAACATCCACGTTCATTACCTCCCAGCTCGTCGCGATCCATCCGACCATATCGTGTACACGGCAAATTCATTACTTGGACGGGCACTCAGATCAGTAAACTGGCAGACGGAACGAGCTACCATCAAAGAGCTCACCGGGCAAATCAGCAACTCACTTGCTGGTAATGATGCACTGGAATCACTTGGCATAAAACTTTCCGAACTATGGCACAGCCTACATAAAGGATCGTTCTTTGCCGACCCCCAAGTTACTTTCGTCAGCAGTGAGATCGAAGCATTGCTTAAGCACTTGTCAGTCTCTTTTTCTCCTGCCCACGGAGAGGAGCTAGTTGACTTTTCACGTCTGAGCGACGGTCAAAAATCCATGCTCTATTTATCCTTGGTATTATCGATACAAGGCATCGGACGAGCTGTACTTAGAGCCGAAGACGATTCCTTCGATGTTGAAAAGTTGAAACCAGCAGTTTTTACAATGGTTGCAATGGAGGAGCCTGAAAATAGTCTCTCACCTCACTACCTCGGTCGAGTTGTTCAAGCACTACGTGATCTTGGCAAGCAGGATGATGCCCAAGCTTTGATCGCCACGCACTCTCCGTCTATGCTCAAGCGCGTAAAACCCGAGAGCATTCGCCATATGCGTCTCGACGGCTTGCGCCAGACAAAGGTATCCACGATTGTGATGCCAAAAAAATCGACTGAGGCACACAAGTTCGTCAGAGAGGCTGTTCAAGCGTTTCCTGAGCTGTATTTCTCAAGACTGGTCGTGCTGGGTGAAGGAGATAGCGAAGAGATAGTCCTGCCAAGGCTTCTCAAGGCAAAGGGATTAGCCACTGACGAGGCTGCCGTCTCCGTTGTCCCTCTGGGTGGCCGTCATGTTAACCATTTCTGGCGTCTGCTCTCTGCACTCGATATACCATTTGTCACTTTATTGGATCTCGACTTGGCACGACATAATGGAGGCTGGGGGCGTATTCGATATGCAGTAGGACAATTAATCAAATTTCCACCAAAGGGATGTACTCTGAATGACGCTAATTTGGATTCTCTTCCCAAGTGGAACGATGTCGATGACCTCATTGATGAAGATGGCAATGGAGTTTGGATAACGTTTCTTGAATCACAGGGAGTATTCTTTTCCTCGCCAATGGATTTGGATTTTGCGCTGCTGAAAAAATTCCCAACCGCTTATAATATCGATTCCGATGATTTGAATATACCTGGGGAAAATAAGGTCAAAGCTGTCCTTGGGGACAGCTACCACAACTTTAACCTATATACGGATGATGAAAAACAGCTTTTCACCTCCTATCACAAAACCTTCAAGCTGGGAAGTAAACCATCCGCCCACTTGGAAGCTCTCGCCAGCCTCGGCGACGATGAATTGGTTGCCAACATGCCCGCATCTTTTAACCGTCTTGTTGATGCTGTAATCGTAAAGCTTGAGGGCCTACCTGAGTGATTCGGCCCGAAATTTGGCACCCAGCGGATGGCCTGACGCTTGAACCCAATGCACTGGCTGCGGCAAAGGAACAGATAAAATGTCAAGCCCTGACAGCTGGGCCAGGGGCAGGAAAAACAGAGATGCTTGCTCAGCGTGCCGATTTCTTGCTGCGTACTGGCCTCTGCCGGTATCCAAAGAGAATTTTGGCTATCTCCTTCAAGGTTGACGCAAGTCGTAACCTGAAGGAAAGGGTTAGGCAGCGTTGCGGCTCATCACTTTCTTCCCGATTTGATAGTTATACCTTTCATGCCTTCGCGAAACGTATCATTGATCGTTTTCGTCCAGTGCTTACCGGGCGCGATTCGCTTGATGCCGATTACACCATTGGTGAGCAAAGAGTAACCCGCCGCCAAATTACTTTTTTAGATATTATCCCTCTTGCGGTACAAATTCTAGAAAATTCCTTAATAGCACGAAATGCTGTCCGCCAAACATATTGCGATGTCTTTTTAGACGAATTTCAGGATTGCACAAAAAATCAGTATGAACTTATCAAGCTTGCTTTTCAGAAAACAAATACCCGCTTAACTGCTGTTGG
Encoded proteins:
- a CDS encoding AAA family ATPase → MKLYRLRISNFQSFGTGIAEITLDDLTFLIGPNGAGKTAVLQALCRLFAFDPSLRRIHRSDFHVPLKETPGMAPEERTFWLEVEFVFPELNEADGEYATIPPNFAHMRLDDANGVPRVRFRLDAKIDADGEIDDVLSYVLDVDAEGQPLTKQPVPRSDRNNIHVHYLPARRDPSDHIVYTANSLLGRALRSVNWQTERATIKELTGQISNSLAGNDALESLGIKLSELWHSLHKGSFFADPQVTFVSSEIEALLKHLSVSFSPAHGEELVDFSRLSDGQKSMLYLSLVLSIQGIGRAVLRAEDDSFDVEKLKPAVFTMVAMEEPENSLSPHYLGRVVQALRDLGKQDDAQALIATHSPSMLKRVKPESIRHMRLDGLRQTKVSTIVMPKKSTEAHKFVREAVQAFPELYFSRLVVLGEGDSEEIVLPRLLKAKGLATDEAAVSVVPLGGRHVNHFWRLLSALDIPFVTLLDLDLARHNGGWGRIRYAVGQLIKFPPKGCTLNDANLDSLPKWNDVDDLIDEDGNGVWITFLESQGVFFSSPMDLDFALLKKFPTAYNIDSDDLNIPGENKVKAVLGDSYHNFNLYTDDEKQLFTSYHKTFKLGSKPSAHLEALASLGDDELVANMPASFNRLVDAVIVKLEGLPE